GTGGAATTGTTTCGGCTTCGGTGGCGTCACTGTTTGCGATTTTGCTGACGCAGAATGGGATTAATGGTGGTGATGCGACGAAGGCCCTGGTGTTTTTGACCATTCTGATGACGGTATTTTTGCAGGCGTTGACGGCACCCTGGTTGGCGAATTGGTTGGAAATTACTTCGACGCAGGCGACGGGCATTGTGATTGTGGGCGCAAATCCCATCAGCATGTTGATTGCGAATCAGTTTTTGCAGCAGGGTGAGTATGTGGCGATTCTCACGACGGATGAGGCGAAGGTGAAAATTGCCCCCCAGGAGAATCTACAAATCTCGACGAGTTCGGCGATCGCGCCGGAGGCTCTAGAAGAAGTCGGGATTGAAGGGTTGGGGACGTTTTTGGCCTTGACGGAAAGCAGTAATGTGAATGCGGTGATCGCTAAGCAAGCGGCAGAGGAATTTGGCCCGCCGCGAGTGGTGGCCGCTTTTCCGAGTGATGCGGAGAGTGCTTCTGCGGGGGCGGTGAAGCAGGCGTTCAATGCCAAGTTTGACTGTGAAACTTGGATTGGTTATGCCCAAGCGGGGGCACTGCGGTTTGGCTGTACGGCGCTGCAAGCGGATTCGGCAGCGCAGCAAGCTCATATTCAATCGTTGATTGAATCCGGTATGTTATTGCCATTGATGCTCCAGCAGGCGGATAAGTTAACGGTGGCGACGGTGGGGCTGGATCTCGATCAGGATGGACAACTGTTTTATCTGTTCCATGATCCGAAGCCGAAGCTGCTCAAACGGCTGTCCGGTGGGAGCCAGCCGTTGCTGGTGGCGGAGCAACTGGTGGAGGTTGAGACGATTCCTGTGCCGGAGCCTGTGTTGGAACCAGAGCCAGAGGCAGTGGTTGAGTTAACACCGGAGATTGCATTAACGCCAACGGTGGAGTTGCCATTGGATGAAGCCTAAAAAAATCGCTTGACCCGATGGACCAAGCGATTGTAGTTACCAATTGTTTTCGAATGATTCACTCAACTATCGCACTGGGCGTTAGCTTTGCTTGTGGCGACGACGTGTTGCAACTGCACCACCCGCAACAGCGGCTAAGCCCAGCATGATTGCTGGCTCGGGTACGTCTTTGCTGCGGACGCCATCGATGACGACAACGAGGTCGTTGTAATCTTTGTCGCTGGAGAGGAAGGAAACGTCTTCAAAGGCGACGAGATATTTGCCGGGATCGAAGTCAATTTCTTTCCCACCCACATTCAGCTTGGTTTGACCATTGCCTTGGTAAATCGCGCTGTGCTGATTTCCGCCGTTAAGGGCGTTTTGGGAGAAGAAGGTACCACCGGGGCCACCGAGGTAGAAGCCGAAGTCGCTACCAAAGTTATTGACGATATTGCTACCGACTTGCACGGCCCCGTTAGCGAGGAAGCTGACTTCG
The nucleotide sequence above comes from Romeriopsis navalis LEGE 11480. Encoded proteins:
- a CDS encoding DUF4114 domain-containing protein, which translates into the protein MQKQLALTFAGLATIALTGFAKPAQANVTFGTSHDTNCVAGNTAEACSLQSLLNYYTTSGPQIDTTQDTGYELFTNTGNSATSSFLFSIAGFAPDNTFGLYKASDPNTKIELFGGGTAGGTESEVSFLANGAVQVGSNIVNNFGSDFGFYLGGPGGTFFSQNALNGGNQHSAIYQGNGQTKLNVGGKEIDFDPGKYLVAFEDVSFLSSDKDYNDLVVVIDGVRSKDVPEPAIMLGLAAVAGGAVATRRRHKQS